CCTCCTTCAGTTTTATTCGGATTTAATGGATCCAGTATTTCTTCTTCATTCACAATGAATTTGTAATCAAACCGTGCGTTTGAAGGAAATTGCTTTGTTATAGCCCATTCATTTTCTTTTACTTGAAACAAAGGTTCTTTCTGCCAGCTGTTAAAATCTCCTATAATGGACACTTTTTTTGCTGTTCCATTGTAGATAAACTTAACGCAGTTGTTTTTAATTTCAGGTACTTTATTTTCCATATTTCATTTTACTAAATTTTAAAAAATTTTAAAATAGGACATGCGGATAAAAATTATTGCAGTCGGCAAGATAAAAAAAGAGTACATAAAGAAAGGCGTATTGGATTATTCAAAACGGATTGTCCACTACATTCCTTTTGAAATAGTTGAGGTAAAAGAGAAACACCTTAGCCGATTTATCGGTGCTGATACTTTCAATGTTTTGCTTGATGAAAAAGGAAAAGTGCTTACATCTGCTGCATTTGCTTTGTTTATAGAAAAAATGATGATTTCTTCTGTGAGGGACATTGTGTTTTTTGTGGGGGATGCAGAAGGATTTTCTGACGAGTTTCGCAAAAAAGCTGATTTTCTTCTTTCACTTTCAAAGTTAACTCTTCCACATGAAATGGCAAGAATGGTACTTGTTGAGCAGATTTACCGCGCGTTCACCATTATAAGGGGTGAGAAGTACCATAAATAAATTCTATGCTGCAGCGACTTGGATGCATGCTGCGTGTCTTCCTGTTGCTGGCTCTTTTGCTGCACTGTTTGCTGATGAAAAAATTGGTAAGCGTATTTTTGAGAAGAAAAGCCCTCTTATGAGGGCTTTAATTTGTTTTGTCTTGCTACTGTCTCATTAATACAAGGAAAGACGGGCAGTAATACTTTGATTATCGTTTAGCATTAACCTATTCCGGGTATTTTTGCTTTTATTTTTAGAAGTTCTGGATTTTTTTCTAAATCTTTCTTAAAACTTTCTTCTCTCAATTTATTTATATAATGTGGATCCTCAAATGAATAACGGAAATTTGTGTGCACGTCATATCTTCCCTCAAGCAGTGCTACAGTATCCTCTGTCATTACGAGCTCTTCATCTGTTGGAATGACGAATATCTTTACTTTTGAACCCTTGCCTGTGATGTCTGTTTCTGCGTTTCTTGTGTGGGAAAGTTCGTTTTTTTCTTGGTCTATTATCACGCCAAATTCTTCAAGTCCCTGGATCATCTTATTTCTGATTGTCGGACTCATTTCTCCTACGCCTGCAGTAAATACGATGGCATCGGTATGTCCCAGTGCTGCCATATAGGCACCGATATATTTTTTGCCTCTGTATCCTTCAATTTCGATGGCAAGTTTAGCACGCTCGTCTCCTTTTTTTGCTGCAATTTCTACGTCTCTTCTATCTGTGTACTTGCCAGTAATTCCTAAAACTCCGCTTTTTTTGTTTAATATTTTGTTCATTTCGCTTGGTGAGAGCCCTAATTTCTCCATCATATGCAGGTCAATTCCAGCATCGTGGTCGCCTGCACGAGTTCCCATTACTGCTCCTTCCAGAGGTGTCAATCCCATGCTTGTGTCAAAAGAAACACCGTTTTTTACGGCATTAAAGCTTACACCGTTCCCGATGTGTGCTGAAACGATGTTTGTTTTAAAGGGATCTTTTCCAAGAAGCACTGCGGCTCTTTTAGCGACATAAAGGAGGGAGGTTCCGTGGAAACCATATCTTCTTACATGGTTTTTTTCGTACCATTCGTACGGAAGTGCATATATGTATGAAAAATTTGGCATCGTTTGGTGCCATGCCGTGTCCATAATTGCCATGTGCGGGATGTTTGGCATGAGTTGTTGTGCTGCCTCAATACCCATAATATTTGGGGGGTTGTGTAGTGGGGCAAGGTCTGCAAGTTCTTTAAATGTGTTCATTGCTTCGTCGTTAACGATGACGGATTTTTTGAATTTTTCTCCACCGTGTACAGCTCTGTGACCTACTGCTTGTATTTGAGATACATTGTCAAGAACTCCGTGTTTTGGGTGTATTAGCGTTTCCATAATGAGCGCAATAGCTTCTTTGTGAGTGGGACATTCCCTTTCTACTTTTACTTTTTCTTTGCCCATGACTTCGTGGACGATGAATGAGCCACCGACAATTACTCTTTCTACAATTCCTTTTGCAAGAATTCTTTTTTCTTTCCACCTGTACAATTGATATTTTGCTGATGAACTCCCACAATTTAGTGTCAAAATATCCATTTATTGCCTCCTCTTTCCTTTTGTAATTAGATAAGATAATATATACATTTTTTGAGATAAGTCTACATCAATGATTGGTATTTTCCGTTTGCTTTTTATGTCCAATGTCAACGGCGTAAAATTAATTATTCCTTTGATTTTGCTTTTCGCTATAATTTGTTCGATTTCTTCTTTTGCATTTTCAGGCGTAGCAATAATAGCGATTTCTATTTCTTTTTTTTCTATAATAGCTGAAAATTTT
The sequence above is a segment of the Caldisericota bacterium genome. Coding sequences within it:
- a CDS encoding 23S rRNA (pseudouridine(1915)-N(3))-methyltransferase RlmH, translated to MRIKIIAVGKIKKEYIKKGVLDYSKRIVHYIPFEIVEVKEKHLSRFIGADTFNVLLDEKGKVLTSAAFALFIEKMMISSVRDIVFFVGDAEGFSDEFRKKADFLLSLSKLTLPHEMARMVLVEQIYRAFTIIRGEKYHK
- a CDS encoding acetate kinase codes for the protein MDILTLNCGSSSAKYQLYRWKEKRILAKGIVERVIVGGSFIVHEVMGKEKVKVERECPTHKEAIALIMETLIHPKHGVLDNVSQIQAVGHRAVHGGEKFKKSVIVNDEAMNTFKELADLAPLHNPPNIMGIEAAQQLMPNIPHMAIMDTAWHQTMPNFSYIYALPYEWYEKNHVRRYGFHGTSLLYVAKRAAVLLGKDPFKTNIVSAHIGNGVSFNAVKNGVSFDTSMGLTPLEGAVMGTRAGDHDAGIDLHMMEKLGLSPSEMNKILNKKSGVLGITGKYTDRRDVEIAAKKGDERAKLAIEIEGYRGKKYIGAYMAALGHTDAIVFTAGVGEMSPTIRNKMIQGLEEFGVIIDQEKNELSHTRNAETDITGKGSKVKIFVIPTDEELVMTEDTVALLEGRYDVHTNFRYSFEDPHYINKLREESFKKDLEKNPELLKIKAKIPGIG